The nucleotide sequence CCACCGCACCCCCGCGCGCGCGGCCGTGGCTATATCACCACGCATCCAACCTCCGGCACGCTGAGCctatccctccctctctctctcccactccaCTCCCCACCCTTccggccaccgccgccccagccgccCGCGCGCCGGCGAGGAGGGGTGAGTAGTGAGGAGCAACGATGGAGCCGGGGACCCATCCTCCCTGCGCGGCCTGCGGGGACGACGCGCACGCCGCCTGCCGCGCCTGCAGCTACGCGCTCTGCAAGGCGTGCCTCGACGAGGACGTCGCCGAGGGCCGCGCCGCCTGCGCGCGCTGCGGCGGGGAGTACGCCGTCTCCGACCCAGGTCCGTTTTCCTCTGACAGAAGCTTGGCAGCCCAGCGAGGGGGTTTGCGCTGATGAGTTTGCTCTCTGTTCCAGCGAATGGCAAGGGGagcgccgcggaggaggaggaggcggcggtggaggaccAGCTCGTCGCCGAGGGCCTGCGTGGGCGGGCCACAATGGCGAACCAACTCAGCGATCGCCAGGTGAAGTCATTTATTCGTGCAACTGTCCGGTTTTGTGTAGAACAGCTGAACACACACCTGACACCCCTCAAGGAAGGGGAATTTCCTACAGTTCTGACAATGTTGGATGTGATTTTGGTTCAACAGGATGTAGTAAGTCATGCCAGGACCCTGAGCAGCATGTCTGGAGTTGGGAGTGGTAGGCATACTTCTCTACTTTGCTTGGGCTTTTTACCTTACTCTGATGTCGCTCGAGTACTGAATTTTTTTTACTCACTCTGGATTTGAAGAGTTGAATGACGAATCCGGGAAGCCCATCTGGAAGAACAGGGTTGACAGttggaaggagaagaagaatgagaagaaagCCTCAGCGAAAAAGGCTGCGGCTAAAGCACAAGTTCCGCCTGTGGAAGAACAGATCATGGAAGAAAAGGAGTAAGAATTATGCATCCATTTATACATCCTTAAATTGATTACTTTAGAGCTTTTACTTCTATCAATGTGTCTGAATAAATGAATATTTGTAAATCTCTCCTTGACCATTTTTAGGTATAATCAtaacaattactccctccgtcccaaaataagttcagcgacacttattttgggacagagggagtatatagttAGCTCATTCGCACCCAAGATTCTTTTTAGATGAGCTAGATGCCAGTTATATTTGAAATTGACCTTAATGTCTCATGTGACTATCTTACCAGATCCCATATACAAACTTCTATATCTCCCATGTACTGGGGAAAATAGCTGAAAATGTGATATTGTATTCACACTTCATATCTCATTAACATGCTTCATTTACACCTTAGTCACAAAATTTGTTGCTTAACTTGGCCTATAACCATTAACCACACCTTGTTTATACATCTTAACATCAGGTTGTCAATTTAATACGTTTAACTTTTCTGCTATTATACTCTCCCCTGGCTTAGTTCAAAACCTTTTGAGCTTCACCTCTGCTACATTATAAAATAACATGGTGTTTTGTTGAAATGCATAATGTCACCTTCCCTCATTAGCTTACGATTTTGGGTGAGTTGGCTGGTTCATATAATTCAAGTGTTTTAATTTTAATATGCTGACAATTTATTGTTACACACCAAACGATTTTGCAGTTTGACAGATGCGTATGAGCCACTTTCCCGGATCATCCCTATATCGAAGAACAAGCTCACACCTTACAGGGCAGTCATCATTATGCGGCTAGTTGTTCTCGGGCTCTTCTTCCACTACCGTATCACCAACCCTGTCGACAGCGCCTTTGGTCTCTGGCTGACTTCAGTCATATGTGAGATCTGGTTCGGTTTCTCCTGGATCCTGGATCAATTTCCCAAGTGGTGTCCTGTCAACCGAGAGACTTACGTTGATAGGCTGATTGCACGGTATGCTCGGTAGTAGTACCACTAAAACTGtttatattatactccctccgttcccaaatataagtctttttagagattccaacaagtgactacatacgaagcaaaatgagtgagtctacactttaaaatatgtctacatacatccgtatgtcgtggtccatttgaaatgtctaaaaagatttatatttaggaacggagggagtatatcagtaAGCATTGTTTGTACTGAATTTCATAATCCATGCATGTTACAGATATGGAGATGGAGAAGATTCTGGGTTAGCACCTGTGGATTTCTTTGTCAGTACAGTGGATCCATTGAAAGAGCCTCCGCTAATCACTGCGAACACTGTGCTGTCCATTCTTGCGGTGGACTATCCTGTTGAGAAAATTTCGTGCTACGTCTCTGACGATGGAGCTGCCATGCTCACGTTTGAATCACTTGCTGAAACTGCGGAATTTGCAAGGAGATGGGTTCCATTTTGCAAGAAGTTCTCCATTGAGCCACGAACTCCTGAGTTCTACTTCTCACAGAAGATTGACTACTTGAAGGACAAAATACACCCGTCTTTCGTCAAGGAGCGTAGGGCTATGAAGGTATATTTCGATTGGACAGTTTGACAACGTCCTTTATTTTGGAAGTTTCATTTTGCTGTTAGTCATGTAAATAAGCATTGTGTTTTGTGCAGAGAGATTATGAAGAGTTCAAGGTGAGGATAAATGCTTTGGTTGCCAAGGCTCAGAAGACACCTGAGGAAGGCTGGGTCATGCAGGATGGGACACCATGGCCTGGGAACAACTCTCGTGACCACCCCGGCATGATTCAGGTAATTTGCTTTTCACTATTGAAATCAGTCCAGGAAATGTTATGGGTCAATCGCCTTTTTTAAAAACATATAAGGCGATCTTTGACTGACGAGCTAttttaacatggtccctcttaGTATTGAGGTTTATACACGTCATAATAATGAAGTGTACTCTGCCATTTGGACTTGAAAGTTCAATATAAAGCTTGGTTTTGCCTTTCATATTACTCCATATAAGCAACGGCAAAGTGCCAACTTTCTTTAACCTCTTAAGATATTAAGACATAACAAAAACCTTTACAAATAAAAAAACAGGATCTATTTGGTAGTTAATTTTCCTGGGCATTGTGCCCAAAATCATTCATTATTTGTTCAGCATACGATTAGTTGCCATTGTCTCAAATGTCCTCACTGAAGCTGAACTTACATGAGATCAGGTTCCACTTACATGATTAAAAGCAAAGTCGTAGTTTGCAGATGTGGAACTGATGCTTCTAGTATGATGCCTGCTGACCTTCCAAGAAAACCAACGAATAGTTACCTTGTCGGCGATTTTTTCAAACTTATCCTTATCGTATTTCTGACTTCTGGTTGCAGGTTTTCCTTGGTGAGACCGGTGCTCGCGATTACGATGGAAATGAGCTTCCTCGGCTAGTATATGTTTCAAGAGAGAAAAGACCAGGGTACCAACACCACAAGAAGGCAGGGGCTATGAACGCTCTGGTAAATCCTTTTTTAGAGAGAATTATCCTATTTATTTGTCTATTTTGACAAAATTTGCTTGAATACAAGGTTACTGAATAATTATCTAATTTGGCAGGTCCGAGTGTCTGCTGTTCTGACAAATGCTCCCTACATTCTTAACCTTGACTGTGATCACTATGTTAACAACAGCAAAGCTGTGCGTGAAGCAATGTGCTTCATGATGGACCCTTCCGTTGGTAGAGATGTCTGCTATGTCCAGTTCCCACAGAGATTCGATGGGATTGATCGCAGTGATCGTTATGCCAATAGGAACGTCGTGTTCTTTGATGTAAGCATTATGCCACTGATGTGTATTCCATTTAAGTATCTTTACCCAACTTATATGTTCATACTTATCATGCACAGGTTAACATGAAAGGGCTTGATGGcatccaagggccggtttatgtgGGAACTGGTTGTTGTTTCTATAGGCAAGCACTCTACGGTTATGGGCCACCATCTCTGCCTGCCCTTCCAAAATCGTCGGCTTGTtcattctgctgctgctgctgtcctaAGAAAAAGGTTGAAAAAACTGAGAAGGAAATGCACAGAGACTCCAGACGAGAGGACCTTGAATCTGCCATTTTCAATCTACGGGAAATCGACAGTAAGTGCACGAACTATGTGGAATAAAACGTTCTAAATCTTAAGAGTTGTGTTTTCGTAACATTGGTTGCTTTTGCAGACTACGACGAGTATGAGCGGTCCATGCTTATCTCCCAGATGAGCTTCGAGAAGTCGTTTGGGCAGTCTTCGGTATTCATTGAATCAACTCTTATGGAGAATGGGGGTGTTCCTGAGTCTGTAGACCCTTCTACACTGATTAAAGAAGCCATTCATGTCATTAGCTGTGGATATGAAGAGAAAACTGAATGGGGAAAAGAGGTTAGCTCTTGCTCTTCAGTGTCTATACTTATGTCGAATTACTTGACTATGCCTCAGTCATTTTGCTCTGTTCACTAGGCATGACTGCTTGTTCTGCTTTTTTGTCAGCTTGGTTGGATCTATGGTTCAGTTACAGAGGATATTCTGACTGGGTTTAAGATGCATTGCCGTGGGTGGCGATCAATCTACTGCATGCCGATAAGACCCGCATTCAAGGGATCAGCCCCAATCAACCTTTCCGATCGTTTGCACCAGGTTCTTCGGTGGGCTCTCGGTTCTGTTGAGATCTTCTTCAGCCGGCATTGCCCGCTGTGGTACGGCTACGGTGGTGGCCGTCTGAGGTGGCTCCAGAGGCTGTCCTACATCAACACCATCGTCTACCCCTTCACCTCTGTCCCTCTCGTCGCATACTGCTGCCTGCCTGCCATTTGCTTGCTCACTGGCAAATTCATCATTCCAATCGTAAGATTTCTGAACACACATACATTGACATCGGACTCTGATGATTATCACTGTTAAACGATGATAACATTGTTCACTTGTTGACAATACAGCTCTCCAATGCCGCAACAATATGGTTTCTTGGTCTCTTCACCTCCATCATCCTGACGAGTGTCCTGGAGCTGCGGTGGAGCGGCATTGGCATTGAGGACTGGTGGCGCAACGAGCAGTTCTGGGTCATCGGTGGCGTGTCTGCTCATCTCTTTGCCGTGTTCCAGGGTATCCTCAAGATGGTGATCGGGCTGGACACCAACTTCACGGTCACGAGCAAGGCCGCGGAGGACGGCGATTTCGCTGAGCTGTATGTGTTCAAGTGGACGACGGTGCTGATCCCGCCCACGACGATCCTGGTTCTCAACCTCGTCGGCGTGGTGGCCGGGTTCTCGGACGCGCTCAACAGCGGCTACGAGTCATGGGGGCCGCTCTTCGGCAAGGTGTTCTTCGCCATGTGGGTGATTATGCACTTGTACCCGTTCCTCAAGGGTCTCATGGGCCGCCAGAACCGGACTCCCACCATCGTCATACTCTGGTCCGTCCTGCTGGCCTCGGTCTTCTCCCTCCTCTGGGTCAAGATCGATCCCTTTATCACCGGTGCCGAGACCGTCGCCACCGGAGCCTGCAGCAGCATCGACTGCTGAGCAACTGCCACTGCTTGGAGGTCCAGGCAATTGTTTGCTGGTCAGCGGATGTGTGTATTTGATCAATGTAAAAACCTTTGTCCACCATTACAGAGGTGATGTAGGCTACTATTTTGTGTCGATTTTTTCACTGCTGTTGACTCTCTTATGGAAAGTTTTGATGTTAAAGCCGCTGGAATTGTGAGCGGCCAAAGTTGAAGTTCGTGTAAAGCATACTTGTAGAAAGGAAGCATGTACTTCTGTATAGAGATAAAAAAAGAGTCTGCACCAGAGGAACCTGAAATTGTATCTGATATGGAAGATGATAACATTGTCAGTTGTGACTGGCCTTCTAaaaggaagcaaagggggtgtACTCGGCCTTTTAGAATTGAGATTTTTTTAACTCTGTCACCCCATCGACAGTTTGGAGAATGCTTCAAACTATCGATGCAACCACATTGTGTTCCAGAAGCTACAGCCAGTTCCGTTTTTCCAATGTCAACTTTGCGGTCGCATGATTCTAGTTTTGCCATAGAACTACTCTAACCAAGTGTATCATCATCATCTAGCACGACCTTtccgagtaaatagcataaaactactactttacaggctagggttccaaaaaactaccactttttaatttttttcagaaAGCTACCAAACGagcggtcggctgt is from Triticum aestivum cultivar Chinese Spring chromosome 3A, IWGSC CS RefSeq v2.1, whole genome shotgun sequence and encodes:
- the LOC123062060 gene encoding cellulose synthase A catalytic subunit 4 [UDP-forming], with translation MEPGTHPPCAACGDDAHAACRACSYALCKACLDEDVAEGRAACARCGGEYAVSDPANGKGSAAEEEEAAVEDQLVAEGLRGRATMANQLSDRQDVVSHARTLSSMSGVGSELNDESGKPIWKNRVDSWKEKKNEKKASAKKAAAKAQVPPVEEQIMEEKDLTDAYEPLSRIIPISKNKLTPYRAVIIMRLVVLGLFFHYRITNPVDSAFGLWLTSVICEIWFGFSWILDQFPKWCPVNRETYVDRLIARYGDGEDSGLAPVDFFVSTVDPLKEPPLITANTVLSILAVDYPVEKISCYVSDDGAAMLTFESLAETAEFARRWVPFCKKFSIEPRTPEFYFSQKIDYLKDKIHPSFVKERRAMKRDYEEFKVRINALVAKAQKTPEEGWVMQDGTPWPGNNSRDHPGMIQVFLGETGARDYDGNELPRLVYVSREKRPGYQHHKKAGAMNALVRVSAVLTNAPYILNLDCDHYVNNSKAVREAMCFMMDPSVGRDVCYVQFPQRFDGIDRSDRYANRNVVFFDVNMKGLDGIQGPVYVGTGCCFYRQALYGYGPPSLPALPKSSACSFCCCCCPKKKVEKTEKEMHRDSRREDLESAIFNLREIDNYDEYERSMLISQMSFEKSFGQSSVFIESTLMENGGVPESVDPSTLIKEAIHVISCGYEEKTEWGKELGWIYGSVTEDILTGFKMHCRGWRSIYCMPIRPAFKGSAPINLSDRLHQVLRWALGSVEIFFSRHCPLWYGYGGGRLRWLQRLSYINTIVYPFTSVPLVAYCCLPAICLLTGKFIIPILSNAATIWFLGLFTSIILTSVLELRWSGIGIEDWWRNEQFWVIGGVSAHLFAVFQGILKMVIGLDTNFTVTSKAAEDGDFAELYVFKWTTVLIPPTTILVLNLVGVVAGFSDALNSGYESWGPLFGKVFFAMWVIMHLYPFLKGLMGRQNRTPTIVILWSVLLASVFSLLWVKIDPFITGAETVATGACSSIDC